In Kwoniella newhampshirensis strain CBS 13917 chromosome 2, whole genome shotgun sequence, one DNA window encodes the following:
- a CDS encoding 60S ribosomal protein eL13 — MVKHNNQLPKNHFHKDWQRRVKTWFDQPGQKKSRRVARSKKALATGAQPLQRLRPAVRCPTQRYNIRIREGRGFTLSELKLAGIRKKEAKGLGISVDHRRRSKSEEGQTLNVDRLKEYKSRLVVFPRKQGKPKSGDATGDDLTAHITRDSLPLPAPYTAEAPRAITDEEKEFSAFTTLRQARADQRNEGQRKKRAAEKEAAEKSTK, encoded by the exons ATGGTCAAGCACAACAACCAATTGCCCAAGAACCACTTCCACAAGGACTGGCAGAGGCGGGTGAAGACCTGG TTCGACCAGCCCGGCCAGAAGAAGTCCCGACGAGTCGCGCGATCCAAGAAGGCTCTCGCTACCGGTGCTCAGCCCCTTCAGCGACTTCGACCTGCCGTCCGATGCCCCACCCAGCGATACAACATCCGAATCAGGG AGGGCCGAGGGTTCACTCTCTCCGAGCTCAAGCTCGCCGGTatcaggaagaaggaggccAAGGGTCTCGGTATCTCCGTTGAccaccgacgacgatccAAGTCCGAGGAGGGCCAGACTTTGAACGTCGACAGGCTCAAGGAGTACAAGTCCAGGTTGGTCGTCTTCCCCAGGAAGCAGGGCAAGCCCAAGTCTGGTGACGCtact GGCGATGACCTCACTGCCCACATCACCCGTGactctctccccctccccgCTCCTTACACCGCCGAGGCTCCTCGAGCCATCaccgacgaggagaaggagttcTCCGCCTTCACCACCCTCCGACAAGCTCGTGCCGACCAGAGGAACGAGggtcagaggaagaagagggccgccgagaaggaggcCGCTGAGAAGTCTACCAAGTAG